A genomic region of Saccopteryx bilineata isolate mSacBil1 chromosome 1, mSacBil1_pri_phased_curated, whole genome shotgun sequence contains the following coding sequences:
- the RIMS1 gene encoding regulating synaptic membrane exocytosis protein 1 isoform X42, with translation MAAEMRKMVRQPSRESTDGSINSYSSEGNLIFPGVRLGADSQFSDFLDGLGPAQLVGRQTLATPAMGDIQIGMEDKKGQLEVEVIRARSLTQKPGSKSTPAPYVKVYLLENGACIAKKKTRIARKTLDPLYQQSLVFDESPQGKVLQVIVWGDYGRMDHKCFMGVAQILLEELDLSSMVIGWYKLFPPSSLVDPTLTPLTRRASQSSLESSTGPPCIRS, from the exons ATGGCCGCCGAAATGAGGAAGATGGTGAGGCAGCCGAGTCGAGAGTCTACCGACGGCAGCATCAACAGCTACAGCTCCGAGGGGAA cttaatatttcctggagtgcgACTAGGAGCAGACAGTCAATTCAGTGATTTTCTTGATGGACTGGGACCAGCCCAGCTTGTTGGCCGCCAAACCCTCGCCACTCCTGCAATGG GTGATATACAAATTGGAATGGAGGATAAAAAGGGCCAGTTAGAGGTTGAAGTTATCAGAGCGCGAAGCCTCACGCAAAAGCCTGGATCCAAATCTACACCTG CTCCATACGTCAAAGTGTACCTTCTGGAAAACGGGGCCTGCATAGCCAAGAAGAAGACAAGGATTGCACGGAAAACCCTCGATCCTTTGTATCAACAGTCCCTGGTGTTTGATGAAAGTCCACAGGGTAAAGTTCTTCAG gtGATTGTCTGGGGAGACTATGGCAGAATGGACCATAAATGCTTTATGGGTGTGGCTCAGATCTTGTTGGAAGAACTCGATCTGTCCAGCATGGTGATTGGATGGTACAAATTGTTCCCACCGTCATCACTGGTGGACCCCACCCTCACTCCCCTAACCCGCCGGGCTTCCCAATCATCTCTGGAAAGTTCAACTGGGCCTCCCTGCATTCGATCATAG